A region of Pieris rapae chromosome 20, ilPieRapa1.1, whole genome shotgun sequence DNA encodes the following proteins:
- the LOC110999004 gene encoding caspase-1 — translation MDSWEINFLSDSNENDTVITTDGTVYNPPTYEVEAELQTPLEPSEIHPDNIIYPNTIWHNAKPLNKFAKTYELEKFEKNLLIIFNQENIIGYEPRLGTEKDVSALINTFSQFGFEIETYKDKTKSFVLGVLRNFKYRNFSDYGCVTVVVLTHGTTNGLIRAKDQFYKEFDVIDAFKTYDNPSLVTKPKLLFIQACRGKQSVKGVNVGTLTTLSIKKDECHIEPYTLPAESDMYVLHSSYMGKPSHRDEFNGTWLIQTLCKKINELAPTHDLASIVTEVKQEVAIDLCFEEYNTETLEMETNTQVPVDTSTLIRKLYFRKYGESVSYTDSCEERRDSTTPILEFGPCVCFLDYFAYIRECLRLYLEHNPDDAIAQYFIEASETIDSSEMSGSKDKMTNAIVNYLRNHAKQFDFYKYMYFKK, via the exons ATGGATTCATgggaaataaattttctaagtGATTCTAATGAAAATGATACGGTAATAACAACAGATGGTACGGTTTATAACCCTCCAACTTACGAAGTCGAAGCGGAACTACAAACCCCGTTAGAGCCATCAGAAATACATCcagacaatattatttatcctaATACCATTTGGCATAACGCTAAGCCGCTAAATAAATTTGCGAAAACATACGAATTAGAGAAATTCGAGaagaatttgttaataatattcaatcaagAAAACATAATTGGCTATGAACCTAGATTGGGCACGGAAAAGGATGTCAGTGCtttgataaatacattttcacaATTTGGCTTTGAAATTGAaacatataaagataaaacgaAAAGTTTTGTGCTGGGTGTATTAAGAAAct tcaaatacagaaatttcTCCGACTATGGGTGCGTAACGGTGGTTGTACTGACACATGGGACGACAAACGGCTTAATACGAGCGAAAGATCAATTTTACAAGGAGTTTGATGTAATAGACGCATTCAAAACGTATGACAATCCGTCTTTGGTCACAAAACCTAAACTTCTATTTATACAG GCTTGTCGTGGTAAGCAGTCCGTTAAAGGAGTCAATGTTGGTACTTTAACAACCCTCTCGATAAAAAAAGATGAATGCCATATCGAACCATATACCTTGCCAGCTGAGTCGGATATGTACGTTCTTCACAGTTCATACATGGGCAAACCTTCACATAG AGACGAATTCAACGGTACATGGTTGATTCAGACATTGTGTAAAAAGATAAATGAATTGGCGCCAACCCACGACTTGGCCAGTATAGTCACTGAGGTGAAGCAAGAAGTGGCAATCGATTTGTGCTTCGAAGAATATAACACTGAAACATTAGAAATGGAGACGAACACACAAGTCCCTGTGGACACGTCGACGCTAATTCGGAAGTTGTATTTCCGGAAGTATGGGGAATCTGTATCGTATACCGACTCGTGTGAAGAAAGAAGAGATTCGACCACGCCTATATTGGAATTTGGGCCTTGTGTCTGCTTCTTAGACTACTTCGCGTATATAAGGGAATGTTTAAG attatatttagaacacaaTCCAGACGATGCAATAGCGCAGTACTTCATCGAAGCGTCAGAAACCATAGACAGTTCCGAGATGAGTGGTTCCAAAGATAAAATGACTAATGCAATTGTTAATTACTTACGTAATCATGCTAAGCAATttgatttttacaaatatatgtattttaaaaaatga
- the LOC110999006 gene encoding ethanolaminephosphotransferase 1: protein MFNYKYLSREHLEGFDNYKYMSKDTSPLSVYVMHPFWNKVVELVPRWVAPNVLTFSGFLLTVLDFILLSYYDYDYTAASAVVKNETVVEPLNGRTEVIPQRLWYFLSVFLFLAYTLDGIDGKQARRTQTSGPLGELFDHGLDSYSVFFIPACLYSIFGRLDFSIPPIRMYYVMWNLLLNFYISHWEKYNTGVLFLPWGYDFSMWASTFFFMWTGVKGTGYYKKYIFGSYTLANAFEWVIYGTGVFTNLPVALYNIYLSYKLRTGKMRNPLEAIRPLWSILSVFLVSSVWVHKSHLVEIEPRGVFLLIGTLFSNVACRLIVSQMSNQRCDAINWLLWPLSCSVIASIVFPGYDLPIFYALTLLVIVAHVHYGACVVRQMCDHFRIRCFLIKQRAD, encoded by the exons ATGTTTAATTACAAGTATTTATCTCGGGAACATCTCGAAGGATTTGACAATTACAAG TACATGTCCAAAGACACTAGTCCTCTCAGTGTTTATGTTATGCACCCATTTTGGAATAAAGTTGTAGAG CTAGTACCAAGATGGGTTGCACCaaatgttttaacattttcGGGATTTCTCCTCACTGTACTCGATTTCATACTATTGTCATACTATGATTATGACTACACGGCAGCTAGTGCAGTGGTGAAAAACGAAACTGTGGTTGAACCACTGAATGGCAGAACTGAAGTAATACCCCAAAGGCTGTGGTATTTTCTGTCAGTGTTCCTGTTTTTGGCATATACTCTgg atgGTATTGATGGTAAACAGGCCCGTAGAACACAAACATCAGGCCCGCTTGGTGAACTCTTTGACCATGGACTGGATTCATACTCAGTTTTCTTCATACCTGCTTGTCTTTATTCCATATTTGGTCGACTGGACTTCTCTATTCCCCCTATAAG aatGTATTATGTGATGTGGAATCTTCTTTTGAATTTCTACATAAGCCATTGGGAGAAATACAATACTGGAGTATTGTTCCTGCCCTGGGGATACGATTTTAGTATGTGG GCAtcaacatttttctttatgtgGACTGGGGTAAAGGGAACAGGGTACTataaaaagtacatttttgGCAGCTATACCTTAGCCAATGCCTTCGAGTGGGTCATATATGGAACGGGTGTCTTCACCAATCTACCTGTTGccttgtataatatttattt GTCATACAAACTTCGAACCGGCAAAATGCGTAATCCCTTAGAGGCGATACGGCCCCTTTGGTCAATTTTGAGTGTTTTTCTGGTCTCATCGGTGTGGGTCCATAAGTCACATTTGGTGGAGATAGAGCCAAGAGGAGTGTTCCTGCTGATAGGCACTTTGTTTAGTAACGTTGCT TGCCGGCTGATAGTTAGTCAAATGAGTAATCAGAGATGCGATGCGATCAACTGGCTCCTATGGCCGTTAAGCTGCAGTGTCATAGCGTCAATTGTATTCCCGGGATACGACCTGCCTATATTCTACGCTCTGACGCTGCTAGTAATCGTTGCTCATGTGCATTATGGCGCTTGTGTG GTACGACAAATGTGTGATCACTTCAGAATAAGATGTTTCCTCATAAAACAACGTGCAGATTGA
- the LOC110999009 gene encoding coiled-coil-helix-coiled-coil-helix domain-containing protein 7 translates to MPSLKNPDAERNNPCLKEQEASYRCLDKNGFDAEKCELYFDNYNTCKKFWGKVSKDRRAKGLTPYLPDLTEREHVKQQYLKNVYFTS, encoded by the exons ATGCCCTCTTTAAAAAATCCTGATGCTGAGCGCAATAACCCTTGTCTAAAG gaACAAGAAGCTTCCTACAGGTGTTTGGATAAAAATGGGTTTGACGCAGAGAAGtgtgaattatattttgataactaCAATACTTGTAAAAAGTTTTgg gGTAAAGTATCCAAAGATCGCCGAGCAAAGGGCCTTACTCCATACCTTCCTGATCTCACGGAGAGAGAGCATGTCAAACAGCAGTACTtgaaaaacgtttattttacttcataa